TGGCCACCGTGACTTTCCTCACGACCCCGGGCAACGCGGCGTTCGTCCGCGCCGCTCTGGCTGGTGCCGACAGCGTGGCCATCGTGGAGCTCCCCTTCGCCGACAACCTGACCAAGCCGGGCGCCCCGCCGCGCCGGGAGTGCGTCGAGACCCTGGACTTGATGTCCTCCTTGCATGCCTTCGTCGAGTCCGTCTCCCTGCTGCGGCCGCAGTTCGAGGAGGCGCTCGCCGCCCTGCGGCCCCCCGCCAGCGCCGTCGTCGCCGACGCGTTCCTGTACTGGGCGCACACGGCGGCGGCCGCGCGCGGCGTCCCGACGCTGTCGTTCTTCGGCATGAACATGTTCGCACATTTCACCCGCGAGGTGTTCGTGCGCGACAACCCGGCCTCCGTGCTCACCCGCGGCACCCCGGACCCGGACGCCGTGTTCACCGTGCCGGAGTTCCCGGACGTCCGGCTCGCCCTCGCCGACATCCCGTTCCCCTTCAACGACCCGGCGACGACGGGGCCGACCCGCGAGATGGACGCCAAGATCGGGCACGCCATAGCCAGCAGCCACGGCCTGATCGTGAACACCTTCGACGCCATGGAGGGGCGCTACATCCAGCACTGGAACCGGCACATCGGGCCGAGGGCCTGGCCCGTCGGCCCGCTCTGCCTCGCGCGGACGGCCGAGGCGGCGTGGCATCATGGCGACGTGGCCAAGCCCGCTTGGATGCGGTGGCTCGACGAGAAGGCCGCTGCTGGCCGTGCCGTCCTCTACGTCGCGCTTGGCACGACGCTGGCCGTCGAGAGCGCTCAGCTGAGGGAGGTGGCGGACGGGCTGGACCGAGCTGGGTTGGACTTCATATGGGCCGTGAGACCCGTTGACGCCGACCTCGGAGCGGGCTTCGAGGAGCGCGTCCGGGGTAGGGGCGAGGTGGTGCGCGGGTGGGTGGACCAGCGTGCCATCCTTGCGCACGAGTGCGTCAAGGGATTCCTCAGCCACTGCGGCTGGAACTCGGTGCTGGAGAGCATCAGCGCCGGCGTGCCGTTGGCGGTGTGGCCGATGGGTGCCGAGCAGCCGGTCAACGCGAAGCTGGTTGTCGACGAGCTGGGAGTTGGGATCAGGGTGCCACCGAAAAGCGACGCGGTCAGCGGGATGGCCCGAAGCGAGCAGATTGCCAGGGTGACTAGCGACCTCATGACCGGAGAGACGGGCGCCGAGGCCGCAAGGAAAATGTCTGCTCTGGCAGCCAAAGCGCGGGAGGCCGTGGCCGAGGCCGGGTCGTCGTGGAGAGCCGCGGAGGAGCTCATCGGTGTGTTGAGCAAGGGGAACACACCCCAATCGTAGAATCGTCGTTCCGATTCCTTTATCCTTTTTTCCGGCTTGAATGCGTGGTCGGCGAACTCCTTACGAAGCATGTCAGCGTTTGCATCCTTGGCGCCCTCCGCGCCCACGCGAACAGAGTTGATGGAGTTCCATAGCCTCCCAAAGGCTCCGTGCTTGCAGATTCACTGTATGATCAGGACCATCCGGCGTAGTTCGTCTTCAAGAGCATGGAATACACCACGCTCCACGAACTCCGCTCGATGATGCGTTCGACGACTTCCTCCCTGCTGCCGCGTCGTCGATCGGCGAGGAAAGACCGGCTACAGTGAGCGACTTCTTCGTCCGTCTCCATCGCGTCGGCCGTACGCTAGCATCGATCGAACACTCAGGCTCCACCTCGGAACTACTCCATTGCTGGAGAGAGATAAACGCGAACTGGATTCCGCGGAACAACACACAACTGGATTTCACGGAACAACATCATGATCAGCAGTGGCGTAGCTAGATTTTTTTCGTGAGGTATGACATAAGATTTTTTTATAATCTATAATAATTTGGTATACAGTTCAAAATATAAATGCAAGAATAACATATTAATTATAGAATTAGCATTTAAGTCCATAATTGTATACATTAGAATGCAAATATAATATGAAATTATGTAAACATCAAGTGAAAAATAACCACTGGTGTTAGATTTTTTGCTAGGCCTTAATAGACCGGTGGTCCGGTGGGTCGGCTTAGGGTATGTCGTGGCCCATCCGGACCACCCATTAGATACGCTTTTGATGATCAGTGAAATTAAACAAGCAATTAATCAGATGTACAAGGATTCAGCCCTGGCCCTAATGGAtttggtgcctctttctccaaAAAGTTCTAGAATCTTATTAAAGGAGATATGATCATTGATGTTCAGTGACTTTTATGCAGGGAAGTTGGATATCTAGTTTCTTTTTTTGGGGTTATCACATTAATTCCTAAGATTAATATGGATTTCAAAATTTTCACCAAAGTTCTGACAAATAGGTTGTCTCTAGTAGCTAAGGAGGCTATTGGGGGCAGCCAGATAGGGTTTTTATGGGTTTTTTAAGCTGGTGCCCTCAGTTTTGATGGTGTGCTCACCTAtacccttagtcgtgttttttgcTAAGTTTTGCCCTTCTGTTCTATAACACTGGAAGGGCAAAACTGagcaaaaacacgactaagggtaTAGGTGAGCACACCATCAAAACTGAGGGCACCAGCTTAAAAAACCATTTTATTAAAGACATGAATATCCTAGAGGGGGTGGTCATATTACATGAAATTATTCATGAGTTGAAGATAAAGAAAAAAGGTCTGATAATGAAAATTGATTTTGAAAAAGCTTACGACAAAGTCAAGTGGAACTTTTTGGAGGAAGTAATGAAAACAAAAAATTTTCCGGATAGGTGGATTGATATGGTGATGAGGACATGGAGAGGAGCAACTTTTTCAAAACTTTCATAGATCTTAGGTAGGGTGACCCTCTTTCGCCAATGTTATTCAACTTGGTAGTGGATGCCTTAAGTGTCATATTAGATAAAGGGGTCGAAAAGGGTCACATCTCTGGGGTCTTAGGAGACCTTGTTCCTAGTGGCATTTCCCACGTCCAATACGTAGATGATACAGTGATCATGATAGATGGGTCTGATAGGTCAATCTTAAACCTAAAATTaatcctttattgtttcaaatggatgtctaGGTTAAAAATAAACTTCAATAAAAGCGAGGTCTTCATCTTTGGTTCAGTTCAACAAGAAAGGGAAAGGATGGCTAATATTCTTAACTGTACCCTGGGAACTTTGCCGATGAAATACCTAGGAATTCCTATTTCGTATGGTCGTTTAAAACCCTCTGTGTTTGAACATATTGTGGGAAAGATGGAAAAAAGGCTGGACCCATGGAATAGTAAACACCTGTCTTCTTGGGGAAGGCGCATTCTAACTAACTCTTGTTTAAGTAGTCTATCAATCTATAATATGGGGTTCTACCTCTTGCATAATAAGATTCACCAGAAAATGAACTTGATCAGAGCTAACTTCTTTTGGTAAGGTGTTGAAGACTCTAAAAAATATCACATGGCAAAATGGGATAGTTTGACCAGACCAAAAGACCAAGGCGGTCTCGGGATCACAAACACTCTTATGATGaacaaatgcttgcttgtgaaatgGATATGGAAATTATGTCAAGGATTGGATGATTTATGGTACAAGTTGCTGCAAGCTAAATACATGCACATGAATAATTTCTTTCTCTCTAAGAACAAGGGAGTTTCTCAATTCGGCAAGGCCTTCATAAGGTCAAGCATCTATTTCAATGAGGTGTGACAAACAAGATAGAAATGGGGAAGGGACcctgttgtcacacccgggttttaggggtccaaactcGGGCGCGAAATaaccaccaggtgtgctaggaccaattctcacacatatgatgaatagtggtacagaacgaatgtcacatctttactatataataggggttctgtacaaaataaataaataattacatcatatgaagacacgatccagcaacccaaagttgactgggagacgacggtctagaccactcacgaactcatcacagcatcctccatgctcctcatcctgcggtacctgtttttGACCGTACCTGTGGGGTGTGTGagccagcaagagtgagctcacatacgtttatcgctcaacaagttgtggggaataatgtgcatgaactcgccaaaaatgggagctcacgtgaagtgtaagacttaccaaagaggatggttgaagctgagcattgcttttaaagttggtcaaaattttattagtaattactaagtataagtaaataccaacccaattaagtagtagaacaaaagtgataacaacacccgcaatacaatgcatatgacaaattgaatttagttccataaattaatcatgtgagggtccaagctgttcatgaccgtgagcacggctgatataccagttttacactctgcagaggttgcacatctttacccacaagtcgtgttactcattttccacggggttgatcggaccccatacacctctaccaaggaagcgaggcagggtaccactacgaggcctttacaaagttccactagcttcagaaaacccgctacagtttataggaagctccagtgcagggatccctcgcctgaccgccatcgcagcaaaatcaacccaaggacctccccacactaaccactccccaactgcccttgcccctttcgggtaaggtagtcctccactagctttcctaattaatcagccaagagcgtcccattaaacccttgtggtagcactgttttcccgcgtggtcgctccatgttccaattaacataataatcttaacatgaacagtaataatgaacagataataaaagtgtaatcatgaataatgtatctccatactcaaaaccacataaagcaatagcaagtactacccaaaaagttcagtggaatcaaggtataaagataatcaaactagggtatcctaaaAGGTCCCATcagaattaacctatgcagatcattatgattaataagaacatgactgggtaaaaagaagtgatcaagggcacaacttgcctgggactcgagattccatgtaccaggatgatcttcagattctcggtaCCTCacagctattcgtagcaatacaaacaaacatggtataggcaaaattaacatcacaccaaacataagcacaaactgtataataatattctacgtgatgctacgagatcgtaggttcaagaacgactaaaatcagagttatggttataaagatatgattttctgaagttttaagtgattaaatgataataatatattctgtgctataaatcatgtgagaaacaTATAAAAATAATTGATTCAACTTTAGGCTAGGTAATAACATAATCCTGTTCCAGTAAAATTATAGACACTCCGAATTGAAATACTATATTAACATGTTAACCTAATAAACATAGGGTGAACAAATTAGTTAACTATTTTGAGAACATGTTATATGATAAAATAATGTTACTAAagtgtagataattttattacgAGGCTAATGCAACTGGAACGGGTCAATTCGAAGTTAAAACGTGGAAGATATGCATTAAATAAGATTTAGGATCACTTAATACTAATTTTACTAGCTCCAAGGATCAATTTGTAAATTTCCAGAGCATAAACTGAATTACTTTTACATTCCtttggacgacgggttgattataATAAAACAAAACGCTCTTTAGCAAATTACCGAGGTCGAAGAGGTATCCATCACCAGGGGTCGTTCGATCTGTTTTtaacgcccgagattagatccaCAAAGTCGTGAACCGAAATCCAGTGTCAGCGGTCAGATCTCGATCCAACGCTCGAGATTAAAGGATCCCGCGATCTGATCTCGGCCAACAGATCTGAGATCAACGGCTATGCTTTTCGATCAGGATTGGGTATTTGAGATTGAATCGTGAGCGCTCATCACCGAATCGATGGCTAGGGCCGTTTCTCCCCCGCACGATCCTGTTCACGCCGGAACGGGGCTGCGGCATCCTGCCCGCGGTGGCAGGCCCACCGGCGAGCGGTGGCTGCTGCGAAGCTATGGATGAGATGAGTCTTTGATTGATGGCTTGAGGTGTTATGGTGACATTATTTATATAGGCTAGGAGGTGGGTGGTTATATGATAGATCTAATATGATACTTATCTGTTACGACCATATCCTatatattaggaactctaacaaactcgaacccAAATttgttacatgatagatctaatctggtacttatctgttacaaccatatcctatatattaggaattctaacttatctcttttattccaataatattgttgttaatttgtactaatcatattagtccttcaatttaaataaatcttagaatatatttttatttaaaattttaaattaatTTTTTGTGTGTTACACGCGAGCTGAAAAGAGTATTTTCTTAAATATCTTATTGCTATACCCTAATTTTTATCAACTTTACCTAAAGAACGTCGTATACAAACAAACCAACCAAACATACATCAATTCATTATATTAGCTTATATTTATAATTTttgctttctattttaaatttaaaattgaaGTCTAATTTAGAGGTTAGTTAAATTTTCTATTTGAAGCATaaattgcaacaaacaaaaactcaacatgaatgcaaagcatttttattaattaatttatccatttaaacaaataaaaattagtaggaataattcatgtaagatgttttacaataataattattaaag
This portion of the Zea mays cultivar B73 chromosome 2, Zm-B73-REFERENCE-NAM-5.0, whole genome shotgun sequence genome encodes:
- the LOC103647391 gene encoding UDP-glycosyltransferase 90A1, with the protein product MTGYCTSVPDRLTATSIAQSPMASSAPAPASTLPCSGAHDAQAELPHIVIFPFMLKSHTIPLTDLAHQLRRRQMATVTFLTTPGNAAFVRAALAGADSVAIVELPFADNLTKPGAPPRRECVETLDLMSSLHAFVESVSLLRPQFEEALAALRPPASAVVADAFLYWAHTAAAARGVPTLSFFGMNMFAHFTREVFVRDNPASVLTRGTPDPDAVFTVPEFPDVRLALADIPFPFNDPATTGPTREMDAKIGHAIASSHGLIVNTFDAMEGRYIQHWNRHIGPRAWPVGPLCLARTAEAAWHHGDVAKPAWMRWLDEKAAAGRAVLYVALGTTLAVESAQLREVADGLDRAGLDFIWAVRPVDADLGAGFEERVRGRGEVVRGWVDQRAILAHECVKGFLSHCGWNSVLESISAGVPLAVWPMGAEQPVNAKLVVDELGVGIRVPPKSDAVSGMARSEQIARVTSDLMTGETGAEAARKMSALAAKAREAVAEAGSSWRAAEELIGVLSKGNTPQS